The genomic segment TCATCCCTTATTGTCAACAGTGCCAGTTTATCACTTAGATACGCAAAAGGCACACCCGCCGACACCAACGCCCCCAAAAACATGTCCCCCGCCACCCCAGTGGCACACTGCAAATAGGCAATTCTACTCATTTTCCTTCCCTCCAAACCATTCCACAGTCCTATATACCCCAATAACCCCACTATAGCTTCTACTCCCAGAACTATTTTAAAAACTAATACATCCCCCAAGATATTTATAACCCTATATTATTGACATTCGCCGGACTCCCCACCTAAAATAGCCATAGAATAAAAATAATAATATAAGACAAAAAGATAGACATAAGTCTATGATTATTGGTCAAAGGAGGTCAAATGCCAAATTTTTCCCGTAGGAACTTCCTGAGGACTGCTGGTATAACCGCGGGTGCTGTTTTACTCAAGGGCTGTTTGGGAAATCCACCAGGGGAGAATCAGGCCAACACCAACAACCCCACTAACACTGCCGCCACTAATCCCAGTCCAGAAGTCCGTCCGGAAACCACCACCATCAGACTGGGCTATATTCCCATTGTGGAATCTGCCCCTCTAATCATAGCCAAGGAGAAGGGCTTCTTTGCCAAATATGGCATGACGGACGTGGTATTATCCAAACAGGCCAACTGGGCCTCTGCCAGGGATAATGTCACTATCGGTTCAGAAGGCGGCGGCATAGACGGTGGACAATGGCAAATGCCTATGCCCCATCTCATCAGCGAGGGCATTATCACCAATGGGAATAAAGTGCCTATGTATGTTCTAGCACAACTTAGCACCCAGGGCAACGGCATTGCCATAGCTCGCACCCACTCAGGCAAAGGATTACATTTGAACTGCAAAAATGCCGCCGAGTATGTGAAAAATTTTGCAAAAACCAATGGACGTAAATTCAAGGCGGCCTATACCTTCCCCAATGCTAACCAAGACTTTTGGATTCGTTATTGGTTTGCCGCCGGTGGTGTCCACCCCGACAAGGATGTTGATCTGTTGGCCGTGCCCCCCGCTGAAACTGTACAGGGGATGCGCAACGGCACTATGGACGCCTTTAGTACGGGAGATCCCTGGCCCTATCGTATTATCACCGAAGATATTGGCCACATGGCTGCCCTCACCGCCCAAATCTGGCCCTACCACCCCGAAGAATATCTGGCCATCCGCGCCGATTGGGTAGATAAACATCCTAAGGCTACTAAGGCCATTCTCAAGGCCGTTATGGAAGCCCAGCAGTGGTGTGACAACCCCAACAACCGTGCCGAATTGATCAGTATCGTCAGTGGGCGCAACTATTTTAATATTCCTGCTGATGTACTTACTCCCCCCTATCAGGGTAAGTACATTATGGGAGACGGCCAAACGGAAGTCAATGACTTTAAAAAAGGCCCCCTTTACTGGAAAGACGAACGAGGGAGTGTCTCCTATCCCTACAAAAGCCATGACTTGTGGTTTTTAACCGAAACTCTGCGTTGGGGGTTCCACAAGGGCAAAATCAACGACTTCGACCAAATCAAAAAGATTATCGACAGAGTAAATAGGGAGGAGCTGTGGCGCGAAGCGGCGGCCGAGGCTGGTTTTACCGCTGACATCCCCCCCACCACCTCTCGGGGCATAGAAACCTTTTTTGACGGCAAAGTGTTTGACCCCGAAAACCCCGAGGCCTATCTCAAGAGCCTAGAAATTAAAAATATCTAAGTCGCTGTTCTAGCTTTTTTTCCTTTCTTTGACTATTCAAAAAAAAAAAAAACAAGGAGAATGTTATGGCCAATTACCTCAGAGTATCTAGTGGCAGAAACGGCAACAATATCATAATTAGTCTCTGGAAAAAATACAGGGACGACCTCCTCCCCCCACTGCTGGGCATTGCCTCCTTTCTTCTGTTGTGGGAAGTGGTCTCCAAGTTTCCAGGAATGCGTTTGCCCGGCCCTAGTAGCCTGTTTACAGATGAACGCACCAGAACACTATTATTGTACCCCTTTTACGACCGTGGGGGTCTGGACAAGGGCTTATTCTGGCAAACCCTAGCCAGTCTGGGACGTGTAGCCCAGGGGTACTCACTGGCGGCGGTGGTGGGCATTAGCACAGGAATTCTCGTGGGCACCAACCCCTTCCTCGACAAGGCTCTTGATCCTATTTTCCAATTTCTCCGAATGGTCGCCCCTCTTGCCTGGGTGCCCATTGCCCTGGTTGCCCTACAGAAAAACCAACCTGCCGCCATCTTTGTCATATTCATCACTGCCGTCTGGCCCATCCTAATCAATACCAAGGAGGGGGTCAAACAAATTCCCCAAGACTACATCAATGTTAAAAGGGTACTGCGACTGTCAAAACAAAAGTTCTTCCTAAAAATCCTCATCCCCTCCGCCCTACCCTACATCTTCACCGGTCTGAGAATAGGAATAGGACTGGCCTGGCTAGCAATCATCGCCGCTGAGATCGTAATGTCCGGAATTGTAGGAATCGGCTTCTTTATCTGGGATGCCTACCAGCAAAACTACATTAGTGAAATCATCTTGGCAGTAATCTACATCGGCGCAGTGGGTCTCCTTTTGGACAGAGGAATCGCCTTTCTGCAAAAACTCATTGCCCCCCAACAGTAACCCCACAACAGGAGGCAGGAACTATGGCACTGTTCGTAGCTGTAGACAACGTAGAAAAAGTATTCCCCAGCACCGGCGGCGGAGAATATTTAGCCCTTAAGGGGATTAACTTAGAAATCAAAAAAGGTGAATTCATCTCCCTCATAGGACACTCCGGCTGCGGTAAGTCCACCCTTCTGAATATAATCGCTGGCTTGGAATTGCCAAGCAAAGGGGTTGTTACCCTCTCCGGGAAGCCAGTAAAAGAACCGGGCCCCGAAAGGATGGTAATATTCCAAAGTTACTGTCTCCTCCCATGGCTGACAGTGCGTCAAAACATCGCCCTGGCAGTAGACGAGGTGATGAAAGACTACTCGGCGGCAGAAAAAAGAGAAATAGTAGAAGAACATATCCGCCTTGTGGGCCTAAGTCATGCCAGTGACAAATACCCCGGCCAACTATCCGGGGGCATGAAACAAAGAGTGGCTATAGCCAGGGCTTTGGCCATTCGTCCACAACTGCTACTGTTAGACGAGCCCTTTGGTGCCCTGGATGCCCTCACCCGCGGCAATCTTCAGGAACAGTTGATGAATCTTTGCACCCGTCATCAAATCACCGCCGTAATGGTAACCCATGACGTGGATGAGGCGGTTTTCCTGTCTGACCGCATTGTGATGTTAACCAATGGCCCCGGGGCTCAAATCGGTGGAATCCTCGAGGTGGAAATCCCTCGCCCCCGTCAGAGAATGGAACTAGTAAAACACCCCAGTTACTACAGTCTTAGAAGTGAAATCATCTACTTCCTTAACCGCCAAAAACAAATTAAAAAACTACGAGCCCAAAAACACACCGTTATCAGTCGTCATGGCCTTGAAAAAATTAACCTTCAAATCGGTTTTGTGCCCCTGACGGCCTGTGCTCCCCTGGTTATTGCTAAGGAAAAAGGTTTTTTTGCTAAACATGGTCTGGAGGAGGTTACTCTTGTCAGGGAAAGTAGCTGGCGTGGCATTGTAGATGGCATTGTGGGGGGTTATCTGGATGCGGCACAAATGCCCGCCGGAATGCCTGCCTGGCTGACCATTGGTGGCCACCAGGGGAAACCGACCCCTGTGGTGACTGCCCTCACCATGACTAGAAATGGCAATGCTATCACCCTAGGAAAAAGTTTTTATGAAAAGGGGATATTCGACGGCAAGGCATTGAAAAGATTTCTCCTAGAATCGGCAGCCGCAACCCATACCTTTGGTATAGTACACCCGAGTTCCATGCACAATCTACTCTTGCGCTATTGGCTGGCCGCCCAGGGAATTGATCCAGACTACCACGTTCGTCTCCAAACTATTCCCCCCGCCCAAATGGTAGCAGACTTAAAATCCGGAATAATTGACGGTTTCTGTGTGGGCGAACCCTGGAATCTTCGTGCCGCTCTTGAAGGCATTGGCTTTACCGTGGCCACCGACTTGGAACTGTGGGATGGACACCCCGGCAAGGTCCTAGGAGTCCGCGAAGACTGGGCCAATGCCTACCCCAACACCCACATCGCACTGGTAAAGGCACTTCTTTCCGCCTGCCAATTCTGTGCCCAGCCGGAAAACCATGAGGAAATCCGAAAAATTCTGGCTCAGCGCCACTATCTGGCCACCAAAATAGAATACATCCAATTGGGAGACCCCCTTAACTATACCTGTAATCTTAATCCCCCCGTCCAGTATGCCCACCACCTCTTTTTCGGCGATGGTGTTAACCGCCCCAGTCGCACCGAGTGTTTGTGGATGATTACACAAATGGCACGCTGGGGAGACATTCCCTTCCCCCGCAACTGGATGGAAATTCTCGAACGTGTCTGTCGGGTGAGTGTATATAGCACCGCCTGTCGCGAACTGGGATTGAGTAATTTGAAATACCGCCGACAACCCATCTGTCTTATGGATGGTGTTTTCTTCGACGGAGAAGATCCCATCGCCTACCTCAACAGTTTGACCATAAAACGAAACATCACCATGGCAGAAATTCACCTGGATAACACCGTTTCACTCGCTATGTAGAGGGAGCAGATTATGGAAACTTATAGAAGAAGGGAAATCGTTAAAAAGATGGAAAAACAACTACAGTTCGACTTTTTCTTGACCATTGATAACGTTTCCAAAGTTTATCCCACCCCCAAAGGCCCCCTGACCGTTTTAAAGGACGTTAACCTCATAGTCAATGAAGGCGAGTTTGTCTGCATCATCGGACACTCGGGGTGTGGCAAGTCTACACTCCTAAACATGGTTGCCGGATTCACAAGCCCCACTAAAGGCGCAGTATACTTGAAAGGTAAAAAAATTACAGAACCGGGGCCGGATAGAATGGTAGTATTTCAGAATTATGCCCTTTTGCCTTGGTTAACGGTATTTGAAAATGTATATCTAGCAGTAGATGCCGTATACCCGGACAAGAGGGAGGCCGAAAAAAGAGCCATAGTCCGGGAACACTTGGCTCTGGTAGGACTGAGTGATGCCGCCAACAAGAAACCTCCCCAAATTTCCGGGGGTATGCGACAAAGAACCTCTATTGCCCGAGCCCTGGCTATCCGCCCCGAAGTGCTTATCCTCGACGAACCCTTTGGCGCTCTGGATCCTATCACCAAGGAAGAACTACAAGAAGAGCTACTCAATATCTGGCAAGAACACCGTTGTACTGTTTTAATGATTACCCATGATATTGATGAAGCCCTATTTCTGGCTGACCGTATAGTCATGATGACCAATGGGCCAGAGGCCACCATCGGCGAAATCGTTTCTGTGCCCTTTTCTCGCCCCAGAATCCGCGATATTATAATGGAGGACCCCCAGTACTACGAATTGCGCAACTACGTCCTAGACTTCCTCTACAACCGCTATGCCCATGAGGATGTGGCCTAGTAGCTTAGCAAAATGTTAAAAAGTATTAAGAAAATGAAGCACAGGGGGACTTAATATCGCAAAATAATCAGCGGAGAGATGTTAAGCCTCTCATTGTTAAAGCAAATCCTCAGAAAGGCCCTAAAGGCTGAGTATGAGAAACAAATATCCACACCTGACAAAAAATTCAGGAAATTTCTAATCCAACCAATACGGGCTTGACCAGTTTTCTGGTTTAATAAATAAGCAGTATTTAAAAACTTGTTTGGAGGAATCCCTAAATGAGTATCGTCACGAAAGCTATCGTGAATGCGGACGCCGAGGCTCGTTATCTCAGCCCCGGTGAATTGGACAGAATCAAAGCTTTTGTAAACTCCGGCGAAGCCCGTCTCCGCATCGCCGAAACCCTCACTGGCGCCCGTGAGCGCATTGTTAAAGAGGCCGGCGATCGTCTCTTCCAAAAACGCCCTGACATCGTATCCCCTGGTGGCAATGCCTATGGCGAAGAAATGACCGCCACCTGCCTGCGGGATATGGACTACTACTTACGTCTGATCACCTACGGGATCGTAGCGGGCGATGTAACCCCCATCGAAGAAATCGGCTTGATAGGGGTAAAAGAAATGTACAAGTCCCTGGGCACTGACATCGGCGCTGTGGCCCAAAGCGTACGCGAGATGAAAGAAGTGGCTATGTCCCTGCTCTCCCCCGAAGATGCCGCTGAGGCAGCAACTTACTTCGACTATGTAATCGGGGCCATGCAGTAAGCCCAATTTTTAGCCCCATCTCTTGTTATCCTCTGAAAAAGTAACCCATAAAGCTATCACCCTCATCTTCTAAAGTCCACTAAGAAATTAAGGAAACAACAATGCAAGACGCAATCACCGCCGTAATCAACTCTGCTGACGTTCAAGGCAAATACCTGGACGCTAACGCCATCCAAAAACTGAAAAACTATTTCCAAAGCGGCGCCCTCCGTGTTCGTGCCGCCAGCATCATCAGCGCTAATGCCGCTAACATCGTAAAAGAGGCTGTAGCTAAGTCCCTGCTATACTCTGATGTAACTCGCCCCGGCGGCAACATGTACACCACCCGTCGCTATGCCGCCTGCATCCGCGACTTGGACTACTTCCTCCGCTATGCTACCTATGCCATGCTGGCTGGCGATCCCTCTATCCTCGATGAAAGAGTATTAAATGGCTTGAAGGAAACCTATAACTCCCTCGGCGTGCCCATCAGCTCCACCGTCCAAGCCATCCAAGCCATGAAAGAAGTCACCGCCAGTTTGGTAGGTGCCGAAGCCGGCAAGGAAATGGGTGTTTACTTCGACTACATCTGCTCCGGCTTGAGCTAATGGCTGTGTAGTCCAGTTGCAAGAGATTAGACTTTAACCGGTAGGGTTAGGATGGTCTGGAGTGAGTGCTATTTTGATCCGACCTATGACGGGGCTGGCTCAATTTAGCATTGACTCTCGACTCCTAACCGTTGTGTTTGCCAGTGCTACAGTTTGAAATGGGTTATAATAAACAAAGAATAATACATAGGGATTGCCGCTAAGGAGTGTGAGAGCATGAGAATGTTCAAAATTACGGCCTGTGTGCCAAGTCAAACCAGGATTAGAACTCAAAGAGAACTGCAAAATACCTATTTCACCAAGTTAGTTCCCTACGATAACTGGTTTCAAGAGCAACAAAGAATCCAAAAAATGGGCGGCAAGATTCTTAAGGTTCAACTGGCCACTGGCCGTCCCGGAATCAATACTGGCTTATTATAATAATGGGATAATCTGGTCATTCCCCCCCATATTAGATTTTCTGTCTGAGGGCGTGGGCGTGTCATCATGCGCCCTTTCTTGTTTGCCAAATTT from the Geminocystis sp. M7585_C2015_104 genome contains:
- the ntrB gene encoding nitrate ABC transporter permease, translating into MANYLRVSSGRNGNNIIISLWKKYRDDLLPPLLGIASFLLLWEVVSKFPGMRLPGPSSLFTDERTRTLLLYPFYDRGGLDKGLFWQTLASLGRVAQGYSLAAVVGISTGILVGTNPFLDKALDPIFQFLRMVAPLAWVPIALVALQKNQPAAIFVIFITAVWPILINTKEGVKQIPQDYINVKRVLRLSKQKFFLKILIPSALPYIFTGLRIGIGLAWLAIIAAEIVMSGIVGIGFFIWDAYQQNYISEIILAVIYIGAVGLLLDRGIAFLQKLIAPQQ
- a CDS encoding ABC transporter substrate-binding protein; its protein translation is MPNFSRRNFLRTAGITAGAVLLKGCLGNPPGENQANTNNPTNTAATNPSPEVRPETTTIRLGYIPIVESAPLIIAKEKGFFAKYGMTDVVLSKQANWASARDNVTIGSEGGGIDGGQWQMPMPHLISEGIITNGNKVPMYVLAQLSTQGNGIAIARTHSGKGLHLNCKNAAEYVKNFAKTNGRKFKAAYTFPNANQDFWIRYWFAAGGVHPDKDVDLLAVPPAETVQGMRNGTMDAFSTGDPWPYRIITEDIGHMAALTAQIWPYHPEEYLAIRADWVDKHPKATKAILKAVMEAQQWCDNPNNRAELISIVSGRNYFNIPADVLTPPYQGKYIMGDGQTEVNDFKKGPLYWKDERGSVSYPYKSHDLWFLTETLRWGFHKGKINDFDQIKKIIDRVNREELWREAAAEAGFTADIPPTTSRGIETFFDGKVFDPENPEAYLKSLEIKNI
- a CDS encoding allophycocyanin, translating into MSIVTKAIVNADAEARYLSPGELDRIKAFVNSGEARLRIAETLTGARERIVKEAGDRLFQKRPDIVSPGGNAYGEEMTATCLRDMDYYLRLITYGIVAGDVTPIEEIGLIGVKEMYKSLGTDIGAVAQSVREMKEVAMSLLSPEDAAEAATYFDYVIGAMQ
- a CDS encoding phycobilisome linker polypeptide, with translation MRMFKITACVPSQTRIRTQRELQNTYFTKLVPYDNWFQEQQRIQKMGGKILKVQLATGRPGINTGLL
- a CDS encoding ABC transporter substrate-binding protein — encoded protein: MALFVAVDNVEKVFPSTGGGEYLALKGINLEIKKGEFISLIGHSGCGKSTLLNIIAGLELPSKGVVTLSGKPVKEPGPERMVIFQSYCLLPWLTVRQNIALAVDEVMKDYSAAEKREIVEEHIRLVGLSHASDKYPGQLSGGMKQRVAIARALAIRPQLLLLDEPFGALDALTRGNLQEQLMNLCTRHQITAVMVTHDVDEAVFLSDRIVMLTNGPGAQIGGILEVEIPRPRQRMELVKHPSYYSLRSEIIYFLNRQKQIKKLRAQKHTVISRHGLEKINLQIGFVPLTACAPLVIAKEKGFFAKHGLEEVTLVRESSWRGIVDGIVGGYLDAAQMPAGMPAWLTIGGHQGKPTPVVTALTMTRNGNAITLGKSFYEKGIFDGKALKRFLLESAAATHTFGIVHPSSMHNLLLRYWLAAQGIDPDYHVRLQTIPPAQMVADLKSGIIDGFCVGEPWNLRAALEGIGFTVATDLELWDGHPGKVLGVREDWANAYPNTHIALVKALLSACQFCAQPENHEEIRKILAQRHYLATKIEYIQLGDPLNYTCNLNPPVQYAHHLFFGDGVNRPSRTECLWMITQMARWGDIPFPRNWMEILERVCRVSVYSTACRELGLSNLKYRRQPICLMDGVFFDGEDPIAYLNSLTIKRNITMAEIHLDNTVSLAM
- a CDS encoding ATP-binding cassette domain-containing protein produces the protein METYRRREIVKKMEKQLQFDFFLTIDNVSKVYPTPKGPLTVLKDVNLIVNEGEFVCIIGHSGCGKSTLLNMVAGFTSPTKGAVYLKGKKITEPGPDRMVVFQNYALLPWLTVFENVYLAVDAVYPDKREAEKRAIVREHLALVGLSDAANKKPPQISGGMRQRTSIARALAIRPEVLILDEPFGALDPITKEELQEELLNIWQEHRCTVLMITHDIDEALFLADRIVMMTNGPEATIGEIVSVPFSRPRIRDIIMEDPQYYELRNYVLDFLYNRYAHEDVA
- the apcB gene encoding allophycocyanin subunit beta, with product MQDAITAVINSADVQGKYLDANAIQKLKNYFQSGALRVRAASIISANAANIVKEAVAKSLLYSDVTRPGGNMYTTRRYAACIRDLDYFLRYATYAMLAGDPSILDERVLNGLKETYNSLGVPISSTVQAIQAMKEVTASLVGAEAGKEMGVYFDYICSGLS